The proteins below are encoded in one region of Engraulis encrasicolus isolate BLACKSEA-1 chromosome 1, IST_EnEncr_1.0, whole genome shotgun sequence:
- the rrp36 gene encoding ribosomal RNA processing protein 36 homolog — protein MSFKKKDKTVPFKTSNQGAAMKPKQKSKKFPGGVPDDSSEEDDEEMERNFALLSQKHAQWNSKEKQEHGDDDDDGEEDVEDEEEAEEEEDEDDSEEGEEDAEVEMEQEEEEGDDSDAVEGEDGQTGEADAGDDDDEEEEEGEEDDDSSDEEPEEQPTEMSKRQGQSEDDVKRELSTMSFEELMQLQNRVGTKAYNKVAYGTDAAQNRKRPDQMKRLSRHKPQEISSKQRVPFLRKVVPVKKQILRDPRFDDLSGEYKPEIFSETYKFINDIQDREKKLVKKNLNKVKSETRKEELKFLLKRMENQERERKRKEQQREKEVLFKKKQRELVGQGSRPFFLKKSDKKKLELAEKFRDLKKSGKLDHFMTKKRKRNATKDRRRLPKKQH, from the exons ATGTCTTTCAAGAAAAAGGACAAAACCGTCCCCTTCAAAACTTCAAACCAGGGCGCAGCAATGAAACCAAAACAGAAGTCGAAAAAGTTCCCGGGTGGAGTCCCGGATGATTCGAGcgaggaggatgacgaggagatggagaggaacttTGCTCTGCTCAGTCAAAAGCACGCGCAGTGGAACTCCAAGGAGAAACAAGAAcacggcgatgatgatgatgatggcgaggAAGATgtagaagatgaagaggaagcggaggaggaggaggatgaggatgacagCGAAGAGGGTGAAGAGGATGCTGAAGTAGAGatggagcaggaggaagaagagggggatgatAGTGATGCAGTTGAAGGAGAAGATGGACAGACAGGAGAGGCAGATGCAGGTGACGATgatgacgaggaggaagaggagggggaggaagacgaTGACAGCTCGGATGAGGAACCGGAGGAACAGCCCACGGAGATGTCAAAACGCCAGGgacagtctgaagatgatgtcaAAAGAG AGCTGTCCACCATGTCCTTTGAGGAGCTGATGCAGCTCCAAAACCGCGTGGGCACCAAGGCCTACAACAAGGTGGCGTACGGCACGGACGCGGCCCAGAACAGGAAACGACCCGACCAGATGAAACGCCTCAGCAGACACAA gcCACAGGAGATTTCATCTAAGCAGCGCGTGCCTTTCCTCCGAAAAGTTGTACCTGTCAAGAAACAG ataCTGCGTGATCCCCGGTTTGACGATCTCTCCGGTGAATACAAGCCAGAGATCTTCTCTGAGACCTACAAGTTCATCAATGACATCCAGGACCGGGAGAAGAAG CTGGTGAAGAAGAACTTGAACAAGGTGAAATCAGAAACCAGGAAGGAAGAACTGAAATTCCTGCTTAAGAGAATG GAGAACCAGGAGCGCGAGCGCAAGCGTAAGGAGCAGCAGCGGGAGAAGGAGGTGCTGTTCAAGAAGAAGCAGAGGGAGCTGGTGGGCCAGGGCAGCCGGCCCTTCTTCCTCAAGAAAT ccgaCAAGAAGAAGTTGGAGCTGGCAGAGAAGTTCCGGGACCTGAAGAAGAGCGGCAAGCTGGACCACTTCATGACCAAGAAGAGGAAGCGCAATGCCACCAAGGACCGCAGGAGGCTGCCCAAGAAGCAGCACTAA